In Rhinatrema bivittatum chromosome 1, aRhiBiv1.1, whole genome shotgun sequence, a single genomic region encodes these proteins:
- the HMX1 gene encoding homeobox protein HMX1, whose product MPDEAPERRSSPSARVSSFFIENLLGGEGRESRGERKIQCPEAGRKETPGHPPIYCQISPFGFGAQGFPLRGENTMDWYRRAQATFIGCTSPDISDRDSPETAEGSGGKGRPEAAEDRPKDPAEEEEEEDEDEEEEDEEAAGEPAEPRCCRSSPSPLLSSSSPSSSRKKKTRTVFSRTQVFQLESTFDLKRYLSSSERAGLAASLRLTETQVKIWFQNRRNKWKRQLAADLDAAAGLAQPAQRLVRVPVLYHEGAPGGFALPRPLAPPLLGFAAAGGCPLPALPFLRSQMSGLV is encoded by the exons ATGCCGGACGAAGCCCCGGAGCGCCGGAGCTCGCCATCGGCcagggtctcttcctttttcATCGAGAATCTGCTGGGCGGtgaaggcagggagagcagaggcGAGAGGAAGATCCAGTGCCCGGAGGCTGGGCGCAAGGAGACGCCCGGGCACCCCCCCATCTACTGCCAGATCTCCCCCTTCGGCTTCGGCGCCCAGGGCTTTCCCCTCCGGGGGGAGAACACCATGGACTGGTACAGGAGGGCCCAGGCCACCTTCATCGGATGCACCAGTCCAGACA TCAGCGACCGAGATTCGCCCGAAACGGCAGAGGGAAGCGGCGGCAAGGGGCGGCCGGAGGCTGCCGAAGACCGGCCGAAGGATCCtgccgaggaggaggaggaagaggacgagGACGAGGAAGAGGAGGACGAGGAGGCGGCCGGGGAGCCGGCGGAGCcccgctgctgccgctcctccccctcccccctcctctcctcctcctccccctcctcctcccgcaAGAAGAAGACGCGCACGGTGTTCAGCCGCACGCAGGTCTTCCAGCTGGAGTCCACCTTCGACCTGAAGCGCTACCTGAGCAGCTCGGAGCGGGCGGGCCTGGCCGCCTCGCTCCGCCTCACCGAGACGCAGGTGAAGATCTGGTTCCAGAACCGCCGCAACAAGTGGAAGCGGCAGCTGGCGGCCGACCTGGACGCCGCCGCCGGCCTGGCGCAGCCGGCGCAGCGGCTGGTGCGCGTGCCCGTGCTCTACCACGAGGGCGCGCCGGGCGGCttcgccctgccccgccccctcgcGCCGCCCCTGCTCGGCTTCGCCGCCGCCGGCGGCTGCCCGCTCCCGGCCTTGCCCTTCCTGCGATCGCAGATGAGCGGACTCGTCTGA